The region TAATAATATCAATAAGGCTGGCTGCTGGCTTCGCCATCAGTATAAAGCTGATCTTCGGGTTTGGCAATGGATCGGATATCGCCATCAAAATCACTTTTACGGCCAAGCATGGTAAAGTTTTCAGCAACCACTTCGGTAGTGTATTTTTTAATGCCTTCCTTGTCTTCAAAGGAGCGGGTGCGTAGTTTACCTTCTATGTAAACAAGCTTCCCTTTTTGTAAAAATTTAGCCGCCATATCGGCCAAACCACGCCACATTACAATATTATGCCATTCGGTTTGTTCAACTTTTCGGCCATCTTTATTAAAGGTTTCAGAAGTAGCTAAAGGGAAACTGGTTACAGACACTCCACCTTCTAAAATTCGCACCTCAGGATCTTTGCCCAAATGACCTACAAGTATTACTTTATTAATTCCAGACATGCCATAAAATAACGAAAAATTATTTTATAAATTAAAAATATTTTTTATTAATATAACTACAGGTTTTGGGAATGCCAGGTTTGGCAGGTTTTGAACCCTGGTATAAAACCAGTTGGAGTCTAATTTAATGGGCTTGGATTCTATTTTAATCAACCTGATATACAGGCGTTGGTGAGTAAGAATATGCTTTTGTACAGGTAAGTTATCAGCAGAAATTTTGATATCGTTACCGAAAATTTCCTTTACTGCGGAATGATCCATCAGTTCGGGCAGAGGTAAAAGAGACGCTGTTTCTACCATTGGGAGGTCATATAAGTTGGCCCAGATGTCTTTATCGCCCCTTTTATTCATTAATACAGAGTCTTTATCGGTCACTAAAAAATAATTAAAAAAGCGTTCGCGCACTTTTACTGTCTTTAATTTAACCGGGAGCGTAGTAGTGGCATTATTTATAAAAGCAAAGCAATCCAGGTGCACCGGGCAGATACCGCAAGCCGGATTTTTGGGTTTACATAACATCGCGCCAAACTCCATCATGGCTTGATTATGCAAACCGGGATTTTTCTTATTAATTAAATTGTTGGCAAGTTCCTGGAATGTTTTTTTACCGCCGGTTGAATTGATGGGTTCATCGATGCCAAAATAACGGGCAAGTACCCGGTAAACATTGCCATCAACAACGGCTTTAGCTTCATTTGCCGAGAATGAGGAGATGGCTGAAGCTGTGTATTCGCCAATGCCTTTTAATTTAATGAGCTCGTCGTAACGTTGAGGAAATATACCATGATACTGTTCCTGTATCTGTTTGGCTGTTTTAAGCATATTACGGCCGCGTGAATAATAACCCAGGCCCTGCCATAGTTTAAGCACTTCGTCCTCACCTGCAGCAGCAAAACTGCTTACGTTTGGATATCTTTCTACAAAACGATAAAAGTAGGGCAAGCCTTGTTCTACCCGCGTTTGCTGCAGGATGATCTCCGAAAGCCAGATCACATAAGCATCAGTGGTATTACGCCAGGGAAGGTCGCGTTTATTTTGAAGAT is a window of Mucilaginibacter inviolabilis DNA encoding:
- a CDS encoding single-stranded DNA-binding protein; translation: MSGINKVILVGHLGKDPEVRILEGGVSVTSFPLATSETFNKDGRKVEQTEWHNIVMWRGLADMAAKFLQKGKLVYIEGKLRTRSFEDKEGIKKYTTEVVAENFTMLGRKSDFDGDIRSIAKPEDQLYTDGEASSQPY
- the mutY gene encoding A/G-specific adenine glycosylase — translated: MNFTDELIQWYLQNKRDLPWRNTTDAYVIWLSEIILQQTRVEQGLPYFYRFVERYPNVSSFAAAGEDEVLKLWQGLGYYSRGRNMLKTAKQIQEQYHGIFPQRYDELIKLKGIGEYTASAISSFSANEAKAVVDGNVYRVLARYFGIDEPINSTGGKKTFQELANNLINKKNPGLHNQAMMEFGAMLCKPKNPACGICPVHLDCFAFINNATTTLPVKLKTVKVRERFFNYFLVTDKDSVLMNKRGDKDIWANLYDLPMVETASLLPLPELMDHSAVKEIFGNDIKISADNLPVQKHILTHQRLYIRLIKIESKPIKLDSNWFYTRVQNLPNLAFPKPVVILIKNIFNL